A single Clostridia bacterium DNA region contains:
- a CDS encoding GNAT family N-acetyltransferase, whose amino-acid sequence MATGKKSSVLDYKPLGPATWADFEELFGSRGACGGCWCMSWRLSRADFNSGKGERNKALMRGAVIAGENPGILLYEDGQAIGWCSLGPRETFPALERSRVWKPVDDKPVWSISCFFVRKGYRTRGVSVTLLQAAIDFARKSGAKILEGYPQELEGKKLPDVFVWTGLAASYRKAGFEEAARRSAAKPIMRYEL is encoded by the coding sequence ATGGCGACGGGGAAGAAATCTTCAGTTTTGGATTACAAGCCGCTGGGACCCGCGACGTGGGCGGATTTTGAAGAGCTGTTTGGGAGTCGCGGAGCTTGTGGCGGGTGCTGGTGCATGTCGTGGCGGCTGTCGCGAGCAGATTTTAATTCAGGCAAGGGCGAGCGCAACAAGGCTCTTATGCGCGGCGCGGTGATCGCCGGCGAGAACCCCGGTATTCTGCTCTATGAAGATGGACAGGCGATAGGCTGGTGTTCGCTTGGGCCGCGCGAGACGTTTCCTGCGCTGGAGCGTTCGCGTGTGTGGAAGCCGGTGGATGACAAGCCGGTATGGTCGATCAGTTGTTTCTTCGTTCGCAAGGGTTATCGCACTCGTGGAGTGTCGGTGACGCTGCTGCAAGCGGCGATTGATTTTGCCCGTAAGTCGGGTGCGAAGATTCTGGAAGGGTATCCGCAGGAGTTGGAAGGGAAGAAGCTGCCGGATGTGTTTGTGTGGACAGGTTTGGCCGCAAGCTATCGTAAGGCTGGATTCGAAGAAGCTGCTCGGCGCTCGGCAGCCAAGCCGATCATGCGATATGAGTTGTAG
- a CDS encoding MFS transporter: protein MAVMLTGMCTFFSVYCTQPLLPLLQDLFHASELEVSLTVSSTTFAIALTAPIIGMLAERIGRKKVIVPALFGLTLATLLCATAGSLHALIVWRFVQGLFVPGVVAVVHAYINEEWSGRGVGRAMSFYVTGTVIGGFLGRFLAGVIVSHWHWRAAFIVIGLLNLIGAVLVRRWLPRAQNFVRAPHLGHALEGVRTHLRNPRLLATFGMGFAVLFTLVGTFTYTNFYLAKAPFNLTSAQLGSVFFVYLLGVFITPLSGKYLDLYGFRKTALLSFTMIASGLLLTLAHTLTPVIIGLAVFSSGVFISQAAATVQTGVIAGHARSSAAGLYMSCYYLGGSAGATLTGWTWVAAGWPACIALLVSVAIVSLVLAIISSRGVTPEIETTVARCQLPDAS, encoded by the coding sequence ATGGCGGTCATGCTGACGGGCATGTGTACATTCTTCAGCGTGTACTGCACCCAGCCGCTGCTTCCATTGCTGCAAGACCTTTTTCATGCATCGGAACTTGAGGTCAGCCTTACCGTCAGCTCCACAACCTTTGCCATCGCCCTTACAGCGCCAATCATCGGGATGCTGGCCGAACGCATCGGCCGCAAGAAGGTTATCGTACCGGCGCTCTTTGGGCTGACCTTGGCCACGTTACTCTGCGCCACCGCCGGAAGCCTGCACGCTTTGATCGTCTGGCGATTTGTGCAGGGACTGTTCGTACCCGGAGTTGTGGCCGTCGTCCATGCCTACATCAATGAAGAGTGGTCCGGACGAGGCGTGGGCCGCGCCATGTCCTTCTACGTCACCGGCACCGTTATAGGCGGCTTCCTCGGACGATTTCTCGCCGGGGTAATCGTGTCGCACTGGCACTGGCGCGCCGCCTTTATTGTGATCGGCCTGCTGAACCTTATCGGAGCGGTCCTCGTCCGTCGCTGGCTGCCGCGCGCACAGAACTTCGTCCGCGCTCCTCATCTCGGCCACGCTCTCGAAGGCGTGCGTACTCATCTCCGCAATCCCCGCCTGCTTGCCACGTTTGGTATGGGATTCGCCGTGCTCTTCACGCTCGTTGGAACGTTCACCTACACCAACTTCTACCTGGCAAAAGCGCCCTTCAATCTCACGTCCGCGCAGCTCGGCAGTGTCTTCTTCGTTTACCTGCTCGGCGTCTTCATCACTCCGCTCTCCGGCAAATACCTCGATCTGTACGGATTCCGCAAGACAGCGCTGCTCTCGTTCACGATGATCGCGTCAGGACTGCTACTCACCCTGGCGCATACACTCACGCCAGTCATCATCGGACTCGCAGTCTTCTCTTCTGGTGTTTTTATTTCGCAAGCTGCGGCGACCGTGCAAACAGGTGTCATCGCCGGACACGCGCGGTCCTCAGCCGCCGGCTTATACATGAGTTGTTATTATCTCGGCGGAAGCGCAGGAGCCACCCTGACAGGCTGGACGTGGGTCGCCGCCGGATGGCCGGCCTGCATAGCTTTGCTGGTCAGCGTCGCCATTGTCAGCCTTGTGCTCGCCATCATCAGCAGCCGCGGCGTAACCCCAGAGATTGAGACAACAGTTGCCAGATGCCAGTTGCCAGACGCCAGTTGA
- a CDS encoding TldD/PmbA family protein: MEHIAEWALNAARMRGASYAEARLVDDRNRALATKNGKIGSASDSESMGVGVRVIAAGGWGFAATEDLTQRGIELCASHAVEIAKASARVKEQELRLVAEPPALVTWSSRYEVDPFTTSVEENLDLLLRVDAELRSVSGITLAETNMNFRRYEQWFWNSEGSRIHQTRITSGAGYAAYSFAGSEIQKRSYPNSFGGQWQNKGYELVRELNLLENARRIAEECVALHSAPQCPQGRTAVILDSSQLGLQIHESVGHPIELDRVLGMEANFAGTSFLTLEKLNALRYGSELVNVVADATEAHGPGLGTFAYDDEGVQAQCVPIITRGLFTGYLSSRDTAEKIGRTRSGGHMRAENWNRVPIVRMTNVSILPGEKPLSLQQLISDTDDGILMQTNRSWSIDDKRYNFQFGCEIGWEIKAGKLGRMLKNPSYSGITTEFWNSMDAICGPEEWVLWGTPNCGKGQPQQVMGTGHGASPARFRNVRIGSAYSGS; encoded by the coding sequence TTGGAACACATTGCTGAGTGGGCACTGAACGCTGCGCGAATGCGCGGCGCCAGTTACGCGGAAGCGCGCCTGGTAGACGACCGCAATCGTGCGCTGGCAACGAAGAACGGCAAGATCGGCAGCGCGTCGGATTCGGAGTCGATGGGCGTGGGCGTCCGCGTGATCGCCGCTGGCGGTTGGGGCTTCGCCGCCACGGAGGACCTGACACAAAGAGGCATAGAACTCTGCGCCTCACACGCGGTGGAAATTGCAAAGGCGTCGGCGCGTGTGAAGGAGCAGGAGCTTCGGCTGGTTGCCGAACCGCCGGCTTTGGTGACGTGGTCATCGCGCTATGAAGTCGACCCGTTCACGACCTCGGTGGAGGAGAACCTCGACCTGCTGCTGCGGGTTGATGCGGAACTGCGCAGCGTCTCCGGCATCACCCTCGCCGAGACGAACATGAATTTTCGCCGTTACGAGCAGTGGTTCTGGAACAGTGAAGGCTCGCGTATTCACCAGACGCGCATCACGAGCGGCGCCGGTTACGCTGCGTATTCCTTCGCAGGATCGGAGATTCAGAAGCGCTCGTATCCAAATTCTTTCGGCGGACAGTGGCAGAACAAAGGCTATGAACTTGTCCGCGAACTAAACCTGCTGGAAAACGCGCGCCGCATTGCGGAAGAGTGCGTGGCCCTGCACTCGGCTCCGCAATGTCCGCAGGGCAGGACGGCCGTCATTCTCGATTCGTCACAGCTTGGACTGCAGATTCACGAATCGGTGGGTCATCCGATCGAACTGGATCGCGTGCTCGGCATGGAGGCGAACTTTGCGGGGACTTCCTTTCTCACCCTGGAAAAGTTGAATGCGCTGCGCTACGGCAGCGAACTGGTGAACGTGGTTGCCGATGCCACCGAGGCGCACGGGCCGGGGCTGGGTACTTTCGCGTATGACGACGAGGGCGTGCAGGCACAATGCGTGCCGATCATCACCCGCGGACTGTTCACCGGATATCTTTCGTCGCGAGATACGGCGGAGAAGATCGGTCGCACGCGCAGCGGCGGACATATGCGGGCGGAGAACTGGAATCGCGTACCAATCGTTCGCATGACGAACGTGAGCATCCTTCCCGGAGAAAAGCCGCTGAGCTTGCAGCAACTGATCTCGGACACGGACGACGGCATTCTCATGCAGACGAACCGATCGTGGTCAATCGACGACAAGCGCTACAACTTTCAATTTGGATGCGAGATCGGTTGGGAAATCAAAGCCGGCAAGCTGGGACGCATGTTGAAGAATCCTTCTTACTCGGGCATTACTACGGAGTTCTGGAACTCCATGGACGCGATCTGCGGGCCCGAAGAGTGGGTGCTCTGGGGCACTCCCAACTGCGGCAAGGGGCAGCCGCAGCAGGTGATGGGCACCGGGCACGGCGCTAGTCCGGCGAGATTCCGTAATGTGCGGATAGGGTCGGCGTACTCAGGATCGTAG
- a CDS encoding TldD/PmbA family protein, translating to MFDQSKAHDVFDRIKKHSTADDVEVLIVGGRNALTRFANNTITQNVAEENYEISVRTVVDGRTARATTNKFDDESLRRVVQASERLAKVQDADPDLLPIVTVAEATGGNAPAAIPSRHFARTVAVGPQERASGVESMVAVAHKHGHTSAGVYAVSEHVEALLNSRGVSAWHTQSHAEVSVTMLARDSSGWQKSNSPDVDQIDPARLAEVAAEKASSSAGPKEIPPGKYTVIFEPSAVQDIVGFMFWDFSGLSLLDQRSFLTDRVGKKLFGDNISVYDDVYHPLQSGAPFDGEGVRRARVELIRNGVVRNLVYSRGSAARMCKTELAAQAGDVRATGHGFPLPNEMGEAPLNIVFAGDGAAKSVDQMVAETERGILVTRLWYIREVDPYEKIVTGMTRDGTFLVENGKVRNGLLNFRFNQSLPEMLSNVEAMGEPVRASGEESFDMVVPAMKVRDFNFTEVTKF from the coding sequence ATGTTCGATCAAAGCAAGGCACACGATGTATTCGATCGCATTAAGAAGCACTCCACCGCAGACGATGTGGAAGTGCTGATCGTTGGCGGAAGGAATGCGCTGACCCGGTTCGCCAACAACACCATCACGCAGAACGTGGCAGAAGAGAACTACGAGATTTCTGTGCGGACGGTGGTGGATGGGCGCACTGCGCGTGCGACAACGAACAAGTTCGACGATGAAAGTCTGCGTCGCGTGGTGCAGGCCAGTGAGCGACTTGCCAAGGTTCAGGATGCCGACCCCGATCTGCTTCCGATTGTGACCGTGGCAGAGGCTACGGGCGGGAATGCGCCAGCGGCGATACCGTCGCGACACTTCGCTCGTACGGTTGCCGTCGGGCCGCAGGAACGAGCTAGCGGTGTTGAGAGCATGGTGGCCGTGGCGCATAAGCACGGGCATACCAGCGCCGGCGTTTATGCCGTGTCGGAGCACGTAGAGGCGTTGCTCAACTCGCGTGGAGTATCGGCGTGGCACACGCAATCGCACGCGGAAGTTTCGGTGACGATGCTGGCGCGCGATTCTTCCGGGTGGCAGAAATCGAATTCGCCCGATGTGGATCAGATCGATCCGGCCCGGCTGGCTGAAGTGGCCGCAGAGAAAGCAAGCTCGTCGGCGGGGCCGAAAGAGATTCCGCCGGGGAAGTACACGGTTATTTTCGAGCCGTCTGCGGTGCAGGACATAGTCGGTTTCATGTTCTGGGACTTCAGCGGATTATCGCTTCTCGATCAGCGCTCGTTCCTGACCGATCGAGTCGGGAAGAAGCTTTTCGGCGACAACATCAGCGTATATGACGACGTTTACCACCCGCTGCAATCGGGCGCGCCGTTCGATGGCGAGGGCGTCAGGCGCGCACGGGTTGAACTAATTCGCAACGGCGTGGTGCGGAATCTTGTGTACTCGCGTGGAAGTGCGGCGAGGATGTGCAAGACAGAACTTGCCGCCCAGGCTGGCGATGTGCGAGCGACGGGACACGGCTTCCCACTGCCGAACGAAATGGGGGAAGCACCGCTGAACATTGTCTTCGCTGGCGACGGGGCGGCAAAGTCCGTGGACCAGATGGTCGCGGAAACCGAGCGGGGAATCCTGGTAACGCGCCTGTGGTACATCCGCGAAGTGGACCCGTACGAGAAGATCGTGACAGGAATGACGCGCGACGGCACGTTCCTCGTCGAGAACGGCAAGGTACGGAACGGGCTGCTCAATTTCCGTTTCAATCAGAGCCTGCCGGAGATGCTCTCGAATGTGGAAGCGATGGGCGAACCGGTCCGCGCAAGCGGAGAAGAGTCATTCGATATGGTGGTGCCGGCGATGAAAGTGCGGGATTTCAACTTCACGGAAGTGACAAAATTCTAG
- a CDS encoding PilZ domain-containing protein — MAISASIPDMRSSVRFPLRLPMSVWAETHCFEAETKDISAGGVLFRIEKNITVGSTIEFTISMPATVMGASKDVLVNCIGRVVRCCPDDDRCAVAAVIDEYTFER; from the coding sequence GTGGCTATCTCTGCCTCCATCCCCGACATGCGGAGTTCGGTCCGCTTCCCACTGCGTTTGCCAATGTCCGTGTGGGCGGAGACGCACTGCTTTGAAGCTGAGACAAAAGACATCTCGGCTGGAGGCGTGCTGTTCCGCATCGAAAAGAACATTACGGTGGGCAGTACCATTGAGTTTACAATCTCGATGCCGGCCACCGTCATGGGCGCCTCAAAAGATGTTCTGGTGAACTGCATTGGCCGCGTGGTACGCTGCTGCCCGGACGATGATCGTTGCGCGGTTGCAGCCGTCATCGACGAGTACACGTTCGAACGATAG